Within the Hypericibacter adhaerens genome, the region GAGATTGGTCGCCCCCGTGCCTGAACGATAATCTCGGCTACGGTGTCGGCCACTCCGGAGAAGTTCAGGAAGTCACGTTCGGTCTCGTTATCGGGCCACATCGGCTTTGTTCTACTCCTTTCCCGGCGCGACTCAGGCCAGCTCGCCCATAAGCCACCTTAGAACAATTGCAGAACAGAATGCGAGTGAGGTTTTGGCTGGGCCCCGTTGCATTTCTTAGCAGATCGCGTCCGAAAAATGTAGCATTCTTCGGACGCTTCTCATCGTCCGAAACATGCGGCATATTTCGGACATGACCGATGCTCACCAGCCGGGTTCCGACCTCCGCAGCCGCTTGCTCGCCCGCATCGCCGAACAGCCGGGCGATGTGTGGACGCCCAGCGACTTCGCCGATCTCGCCGGCCGGGGCGCCGTCGATAAATCGCTGCAGCGCTTGGCGGCTGCAGGCGAGCTCCGGCGAATCGATCGCGGCCTCTATGATCGTCCGAGCGTCAACAGCCTGACCGGCCGTCCCACCGTGCCGGACTATCGCGCCGTCATCCGCGCCGTCGCCCGGCGCGACAAGGCCCGCTTCGTCGTGGACGGCATGACGGCTGCCAACGATCTCGGTCTCACCACAGCCGTGCCCGCCCGCATCGAGGTCCTGGTCGATGCCCGACTAAAGCCCATCAAGCTCGGCAACCAGGAAATCCACTTCAAGGCAGCCGCGGCAAGCCGGCTCTACTGGGCCGGCCGGCCGGCGATGCGCGTCGTCCAGGCTCTGCACTGGCTTCAGGACGTGCTGAACGAGAACGACGAACGCGCCCGTGTCACCGAGATTCTGCGCCGGCTGCTCGCCGATCCGGACCACGGCCAGGGCATTCGCGATGATCTACGCGAAGGGCTCTCGGCTCTACCCATCTGGATGCAGGAGTTCCTGCGTCCGCTGATCGTCGGCGAGGGCGCGAAGACGTGACCGCCGAGGCTTATGCAGCGGTCATCCGAGCCCCGGCGCGCGACCGCCTCGATCTGTTCCTCTCCACTGCCAATCGGCTCGGCGCACCGATCGGCAACATCGAAAAGGACTTCTGGGTCTGCTGGACGCTCGACGCGCTCTATCACCGCCTCCCCGCAGACCGGCCGCGCCTTCTCTTCAAAGGCGGCACCTCGCTGTCCAAAGCCTATGGCCTCATCAACCGGTTTTCAGAGGACATCGACGTTACGGTCTTCCGTGACGATCTCGAACAAGCGGCAACCGCCGAGGAACTGGAGGCGCTCTCCGGCAAGAAGCGCCGCGCCAGGCTTGACGCCATCCGTGACGCCTGCCGCGCTTTTGTCACCGGTCCGCTTCGGGAGAGCCTCGCCGGGCTCCTGGCCGAGGCCACGGGCGGAGCCGGGCGCGTGGAGATCGATCAGGCCGATCCCGAGGGGCAGACTTTGCTTCTCTGGTATCCGGAGGTTGAACCGCGCGACGACGGCTATGTGCGCCCGGCCGTGCGGATCGAGTCAGGTGCGAAGTCAGCGCTCGATCCCAACCGTCCGGTCCTGATCAAGCCATACATTGCCGACGAGACTCCCGACCTGGACCTTTCGGTCCCCAACGTCACGACCATCGAGCCAGGCCGAACCTTCTGGGACAAGGTGGTGATCGCGCACGGCCTGCGGCGATGGTATGAGCGGCGCGGCGTGCTGCGCCAGGAAGGCCAGCGCATTTCGCGCCATTATTACGACCTTCACCAGCTGCTCGCGTCGCAGGCGGGGAAGGACGCGTTGAGCGACCTGGAGCTTGCACGCGACTGCGTGCGCCACGCGCGCATGTTCTTCGACCGGCCGGACTTCGACCTTGCGTCAGCGCAGCCCGGCACATTCGCGATTGCCCCTGTCGAGGGCATGATTGACGCGCTTCGCCGTGATTACGCCAACACCGCCGCGATGATCTTTGGCGAGCCGCCCAGCTTCGACCTTATCCTTGACTCGATGCAGCAGCTCCATGCAGCGGCGAATGCATCCTCGTGAGCCCGTCATTCAGCTTCACGGCGATTCATCGCTCCGCGAACCAGCGAGACGATCCTGAATACGTCGAGATAATCTCGTACATGCGAGATCAGGCCGTCCTACAGCCGCAGCACGAGCAGGAAGGGCAGACGGACGCCCTCCCCAATGGGCTCGATCGTCCCTCCCATCTCTTGCTCGGCTATAATGACGTTAGGGTCTAGCGTTTCGTGGACCGTGAAATTCTCGATCGAGTCTATCCGCAGCAGCGTGCGGCTCCATGCCTCGCGATATCCGGCGCGGAGCTGCTCTCGTCCGGAGTAGCGCTCCGGGGTGCCGGACAATGGAAATGGGAATTCGTGGACTGCGTCCGCCGCATACAGATCCACCAAAGCGTCGGCAGACTTGGCCACCATGCCTCGTGGTAGCGCCGCAGGATCTTGCGGGCGGGGATCGCAGAACGAACTTCGGGCATGAGCTTTCGTCTTCGTCGGAAGCGTAGCTGCCAAGAAAACATATAGTTCAACATCACCCGGCAGGACCATGGCTCGGCACAAGGCCAGCGTAGCCGATCCAGCCCAGTAATCGGCGATCAGCGCGCATTGCATGGCCAGGCGGGAAAGCCTTCCCCTGCGGCCGAGCCGCGGTCTCGAGCCGACCCTTGCTAGCGGGGAGCCCCGCAACGCCCCCTGCAGAGAGTGAGAGTGCGGACCGGCTCTGCCGTGACGGGTTGAGGGCTGGAGGAGAGGCCTCCGGCGCCCGTCGCGGAGAACCGCGATGTCCAGACACGACCGCCATGCTCGCGCCGGCGCCGACCGAACGAGCCTTTACGACGACATCACCAACAAGATCATCGCCGAGCTGGAGGCCGGCCGCGTGCCCTGGGTCCAGCCCTGGGGAACGGCGGCGGCGAAGGCGCCGCTCGCCATGCCGGCCAATGCTGCGACCGGCCGGCAATATTCCGGGATCAACGTGCTGATCCTGTGGGGCGCGGTGATCGAGCACGGCTTTCCGGTGCAGAGCTGGCTGACCTTCCGCCAGGCGCTGTCCCTCGGCGGCCATGTCCGCAAGGGCGAGCGCGGCACCACCGTCGTCTACGCCGACCGCTTCATCCCCGACGACGAGAAGAAACGCGCGCAGGAAACCGGCGAGGAAGCGCAGGCGATTCCGTTCCTCAAACGCTTCACCGTGTTCAACGTCGCGCAGTGCGAGGATCTGCCCGCCGACCTTGCCGTCGCGCCGCCCGCGCCGGAACCCGGACTGATCGAGCCGCGCGTCGAGGCGCTGATCAAGGCGACGGGCATCGATTTCCGCATCGGCGGCGACCGCGCCTTCTATGTGCCGACGCAGGACTATGTGCAGGTGCCGCCGCCGCAAGCGTATTTCGAGACCATCAACTGGCACCGCACGGCTCTGCATGAGCTCGGCCACGCGACAGGCCATGCGTCCCGCCTCGGCCGCGATCTCTCCGGCTCCTTCGGCTCGAAGAAGTACGCCTTCGAGGAACTGGTCGCCGAGATGAACGCCGCCTTCTGCTGCGCCTCCCTCGGCATCACTCCCACGGTTCGCCATGCCGACTACATCGGCTCCTGGCTGGAGGTGCTGCGCGAGGACAACCGCGCCATCGTCCGCGCCGCATCTCAGGCCAGCAAGGCCGCCGACTGGCTGCTCGCCTTCCTCCCCGAAGCCGAGACGGCCAACGAATCCGGGAACGACAGGAGGGCGGCATGATCCTCCTGACCGACGACCTGCGCGAGCCCCTGCTCGCCAACGGCCGTGATCGCGGCGCCGACCATGTGCCGGTAGTCAGATTCTTCAACCCGCTGGGCGAAGGCGTCTGGCTCGCGACCGAGCTCGATGCGGACGGCGACACGCTCTTCGGCCTCGCCGATCTCGGCTATCCGGAACTGGGCAGTTTCTCGCTCGAGGAACTGGCCTCGATCGTCCTGCCGTTCGGCATGGGGATCGAGCGCGACATTCTCTTCACCGGCGACTTCCCGATCTCGGTCTGGGCGGAGGCCGCCCGCGAAGCGGGAAGCATCCGAGCGGCCGAGCGCATCCTCTACCAGGCGGTCTTGTCTCGTCGCGATGACGCGTGACGCCCATCCTGAAACCCGCCGCGCCGGAGATGCGCGTTTGCGCTTCTCCGGTTCTACGCCCCTCCGGATCGCCGGAAGGCGGCGCCGTCCTCAGAGGAAGAGGGCGGCGCTTCGCTTCGTGACGGGTTGGAAGCCGGGAGAGAGGCTCTCGGCGCCCGTCGCGGAGTATCCCGACATGGCAAAGGCTGCCAGGAAGATCGTCTTCTCGCGCTCGCGCGACATTCCCTTCAACAAGCTCGTGCTCTCGGAGTCCAATGTCCGGCGCACCCGGCCGGAGGCCGAGCTCGACACGCTGGTCCATGACATCGGCCGGCGCGAGGATCTCGTACAGGGCCTCAACGTGCGCGCCATTCTCGATGCGGACGGCAACGAGACCGGCATGTTCGAGGTGCCGGCCGGCGGGCGCCGCTATCGCGCGATCGAGCGCCTGGTGAAGGCGAAGCGCTTCCCCAAGGATGGGCTCGTCCCCTGCATCGTGCGCAAATCCGACACCAGGATCCTCGCCGAGGACGACTCCCTCGCCGAGAACCTGCTGCGCGCCGGCCTTCACCCGCTCGACCAGTTCCGCGCCTTCCAGGACATGCTCGACAAGGGCATGACCGAGGAGGAAATCGCGGCCGCCTACCTCACGACTGTCCAGGTCGTGAAGCAGCGGCTGCGCCTCAACGCCGTCTCGCCCGTCCTGCGTGACGCCTATGCCGAGGAGCGGATGACACTCGACATGCTGATGGCCTTCACCGTCAACCCAGACCACCAGCGCCAGGAGCAGGTGTGGGAGGCGGTGCAGCATTCCTACAATCGGCAGCCCTGGCATATCCGCCAGCTTCTTACCGAGACCACGATCCCGGCCTCCGACAAGCGCGCGCGCTTCGTCGGCATCGATGCCTATGTCGCGGCCGGCGGCGCCGTCCTGCGCGACCTGTTCGAGGAGGATGACGGCGGCTGGCTTGCCGACCCGGCGCTCCTCCACCGCCTGGTCAGCCAGAAGCTGAAGACAGTCGCGGACGGGATCGCGAGCGAAGGCTGGAAGTGGGTCGCCGTCGACCTCGACCTGCCCTATGGCTACGACCACGGCCTGCGCAAGATCGGCGGCACGTTCGTCGATCTCACCGACGAGGAGCGGGCCGAACGCGAGGCGTTGCGCGCCGAGTACGACCAGCTCGAGGCGGAGTATGACGGCGCCGACGAGCTGCCGGACGAGATCGATCGGCGCCTGGGCGAGATCGAGGAGGCTCTCGAAGCCTTCGAGAAACGTCCCGTCGTCTACGATCCCGCTGACATCGCGCGCGCCGGCGTCTTCGTCAGCGTGGACCGCGACGGCGAGATCGTGATCGATCGCGGCTATGTGCGGCCGGAGGACGAGGCGCCCGTCGCCGTCGACAGCAGCGACGCTGAGACCGATGGAGAACCCGGCGGCGACGATGCTCCCGCGACCCCGTCCGCTCAGCGCGCTGTCATCACCATCGGCGGCCAGACCACCGGCGCCGAAGAGGACGATGAAGACGATGCCGTCAAGCCGCTGGCCGAGCGGCTGGTGATCGAGCTCACCGCCTATCGCACGCTGGCGCTGCGCGACGCCGTGGCCAACCACCCGCAGGTGGCTCTGACGGCGCTCCTGCACAGGCTGGTGCTCGATGCGTTCAAGCGCAACGCGCACGGCTGCGCTGTCGAGGCGTCGGTCCGGGAGGTCCACTTCCCCGTCCAGGCCCCCGACCTGAAGGACAGCGCTTCCGCCAAGGCCATCCAGGCACGCGTGGAAGCCTGGAAGGCGGACATGCCGCTCGATGACGACGATCGGCTGTGGGACTGGATCGCCGGCCTCGACGATGCGAGCCGCCTCGCGCTGCTCGCCCACTGCGTCAGCTATGGCATCAACGCGCTCTACGAGCGCCCGAATCCCCATAGCGGCTATGGCGTGACCCAGCACGGGCTCGACCGGCGCATGCGCGATGCCGATCGGCTGGCGCGCGCCACCGGCCTCGACATGGTGGAGGCCGGCTGGCGGCCGACGGTGGCGAACTACCTCGGCCGCGTCACGAAGAGCCGGATCGTCGAAGCCGTGCGGGAAGCGCTCGGCGAGGAGAAGGCGCAGCTCATCGATCATCTCAAAAAGCCCGAGATGGCGAAGGAGGCCGAACGCCTGCTCGCCGACACCGGCTGGCTGCCGGAGCCGCTGCGGTCCGCCGATCCCGATGCGACGACCTCGGTCGATGCAAGCGGAGGTGAAGGCGATGAAACGCTGCCGGCCTTTCTCGCCGACGACGAGGACCAACAGCCGGATGATGGCGAAGTCGACGCTGACGACCCGGCGATGATCGCCGCCGAGTAACGCGACCACGGCGGGAGCGGCCTCGCCGCTCCCGCCGCCCCACAATCAGGAGCGATCCGATGACCAAGCTCAGCTCGGCCACGCCTCGCCGCGTCGTCTTCCAGTATTTCGTGCCCGTCCATGTCGAGGTCGAGGACGGCCTCGTCTGCAGCGTGAAGGTGATCGACGAAACGCCCGTCGAGAGCCCGACCGTCGTGGAAGGCGATGCCGACTATCTCGCGGAGGCGGTCAAGGCAGCTGATGACGGCCAGCCCTGGCCGTCATGGCAATTCGGCTACTAGCCCGCCTTCTCTCCACCCAACCCCAACAGCCCGGCCATCGCGCCGGGCTTTCGCGTTTTCAGGAGCCTGTCATGCCCGCTTACACCGTCGAAACGGCCTACCGCGTGCCGGTCTATCGGCAGCGCACCTATCACGCCGCGACACCGGCCGAGGCCTGCCGCCAGGCCATCGAGGACGATGACTGGTCAAACGACAAGCTCGACTACGAGGCCGCCGGCGAAACTTACGTCACC harbors:
- a CDS encoding DUF6088 family protein, encoding MLARIAEQPGDVWTPSDFADLAGRGAVDKSLQRLAAAGELRRIDRGLYDRPSVNSLTGRPTVPDYRAVIRAVARRDKARFVVDGMTAANDLGLTTAVPARIEVLVDARLKPIKLGNQEIHFKAAAASRLYWAGRPAMRVVQALHWLQDVLNENDERARVTEILRRLLADPDHGQGIRDDLREGLSALPIWMQEFLRPLIVGEGAKT
- a CDS encoding nucleotidyl transferase AbiEii/AbiGii toxin family protein — translated: MTAEAYAAVIRAPARDRLDLFLSTANRLGAPIGNIEKDFWVCWTLDALYHRLPADRPRLLFKGGTSLSKAYGLINRFSEDIDVTVFRDDLEQAATAEELEALSGKKRRARLDAIRDACRAFVTGPLRESLAGLLAEATGGAGRVEIDQADPEGQTLLLWYPEVEPRDDGYVRPAVRIESGAKSALDPNRPVLIKPYIADETPDLDLSVPNVTTIEPGRTFWDKVVIAHGLRRWYERRGVLRQEGQRISRHYYDLHQLLASQAGKDALSDLELARDCVRHARMFFDRPDFDLASAQPGTFAIAPVEGMIDALRRDYANTAAMIFGEPPSFDLILDSMQQLHAAANASS
- a CDS encoding nuclear transport factor 2 family protein; the protein is MAKSADALVDLYAADAVHEFPFPLSGTPERYSGREQLRAGYREAWSRTLLRIDSIENFTVHETLDPNVIIAEQEMGGTIEPIGEGVRLPFLLVLRL
- a CDS encoding ArdC family protein, translating into MSRHDRHARAGADRTSLYDDITNKIIAELEAGRVPWVQPWGTAAAKAPLAMPANAATGRQYSGINVLILWGAVIEHGFPVQSWLTFRQALSLGGHVRKGERGTTVVYADRFIPDDEKKRAQETGEEAQAIPFLKRFTVFNVAQCEDLPADLAVAPPAPEPGLIEPRVEALIKATGIDFRIGGDRAFYVPTQDYVQVPPPQAYFETINWHRTALHELGHATGHASRLGRDLSGSFGSKKYAFEELVAEMNAAFCCASLGITPTVRHADYIGSWLEVLREDNRAIVRAASQASKAADWLLAFLPEAETANESGNDRRAA
- a CDS encoding DUF2958 domain-containing protein, translating into MILLTDDLREPLLANGRDRGADHVPVVRFFNPLGEGVWLATELDADGDTLFGLADLGYPELGSFSLEELASIVLPFGMGIERDILFTGDFPISVWAEAAREAGSIRAAERILYQAVLSRRDDA
- a CDS encoding Spo0J and enkurin domain-containing protein; the protein is MAKAARKIVFSRSRDIPFNKLVLSESNVRRTRPEAELDTLVHDIGRREDLVQGLNVRAILDADGNETGMFEVPAGGRRYRAIERLVKAKRFPKDGLVPCIVRKSDTRILAEDDSLAENLLRAGLHPLDQFRAFQDMLDKGMTEEEIAAAYLTTVQVVKQRLRLNAVSPVLRDAYAEERMTLDMLMAFTVNPDHQRQEQVWEAVQHSYNRQPWHIRQLLTETTIPASDKRARFVGIDAYVAAGGAVLRDLFEEDDGGWLADPALLHRLVSQKLKTVADGIASEGWKWVAVDLDLPYGYDHGLRKIGGTFVDLTDEERAEREALRAEYDQLEAEYDGADELPDEIDRRLGEIEEALEAFEKRPVVYDPADIARAGVFVSVDRDGEIVIDRGYVRPEDEAPVAVDSSDAETDGEPGGDDAPATPSAQRAVITIGGQTTGAEEDDEDDAVKPLAERLVIELTAYRTLALRDAVANHPQVALTALLHRLVLDAFKRNAHGCAVEASVREVHFPVQAPDLKDSASAKAIQARVEAWKADMPLDDDDRLWDWIAGLDDASRLALLAHCVSYGINALYERPNPHSGYGVTQHGLDRRMRDADRLARATGLDMVEAGWRPTVANYLGRVTKSRIVEAVREALGEEKAQLIDHLKKPEMAKEAERLLADTGWLPEPLRSADPDATTSVDASGGEGDETLPAFLADDEDQQPDDGEVDADDPAMIAAE